The Triticum dicoccoides isolate Atlit2015 ecotype Zavitan chromosome 6A, WEW_v2.0, whole genome shotgun sequence genome has a window encoding:
- the LOC119316267 gene encoding L-gulonolactone oxidase 3-like encodes MMSAFLLLVLCSLAPAALSVPPRPPVRCGSDGDGDAGCVLSNAYGAWSSDRADCPVAAVAYPASERDVVAAVARASAGGMRVKAVSGFAHTIPKLACPGGGGNGSAASLLISTARYAGVEVDAAARTVTADAGAPLRAVIDAAEASGLSLPASPYWEGVSVGGAVSTGSHGSSWWGRGGALHDHVVRLSLVVPAGAADGWARVVPLAKGDALFPAALVSLGLLGVISKVTLALEPRFKRSVTYDYRDDSTFQDDFANHAARHEFADIAWYPSQHQAVYRLDDRAPLNATGDGVNDFIGFRSTLIAVSQGVRALETALEGSRNVKGKCAMATAEIAAKRLIGNGLRRKDGQPFTGYPVVGFQGKMQTSGSCARPPASSPLTACAWDPRFKGLFFYESTAIFSPARFRSFVLDVKKLRDLNPDGMCGVDVYNGLLVRFVRRSEAWLGQPEDSVVVDFNYYRAADPSAARLSQDVWEEVEQLAFVKHGARPHWAKNRMVAFRGVQGKYPGWARFAAAKRQLDPRGLFDSPWSEDVVGGKELSKDDGCALDGRCVCSEDRHCSPGQGYYCGTGLVFSEARVCRYSASQLV; translated from the exons ATGATGTCCGCTTTTCTCCTACTCGTGCTCTGCTCGCTGGCCCCCGCCGCCCTCTCCGTCCCGCCCCGCCCGCCGGTGCGCTGCggcagcgacggcgacggcgacgcgggCTGCGTGCTCTCGAACGCGTACGGCGCGTGGTCGAGCGACCGCGCGGACTGCCCCGTGGCGGCCGTCGCGTACCCGGCGTCCGAGCGGGACGTGGTCGCGGCCGTGGCGCGCGCCAGCGCGGGCGGCATGCGGGTCAAGGCCGTCAGCGGCTTCGCGCACACCATCCCGAAGCTGGCCTGCCCCGGCGGCGGCGGGAACGGCAGCGCGGCGTCTCTGCTGATCAGCACGGCCAGGTACGCTGGCGTGGAGGTGGACGCGGCGGCGCGGACGGTGACCGCGGACGCCGGCGCCCCGCTGCGGGCCGTGATCGACGCGGCGGAGGCGAGCGGGCTGAGCCTGCCGGCGTCGCCCTACTGGGAGGGGGTGAGCGTCGGCGGGGCCGTGAGCACGGGGTCCCACGGCAGCTCGTGGTGGGGCCGGGGCGGCGCCCTGCACGATCATGTCGTGCGGCTCAGCCTCGTCGTGCCCGCCGGAGCGGCCGACGGGTGGGCCAGGGTGGTGCCGCTCGCCAAAGGTGACGCGCTCTTCCCCGCCGCGCTCGTCTCGCTTGGCCTTCTAGGGGTTATCTCCAAG GTCACTCTGGCGCTGGAGCCGAGGTTCAAGAGAAGCGTGACCTACGACTACAGGGATGACTCCACCTTCCAGGACGACTTCGCGAACCACGCCGCGCGccacgagttcgccgacatcgccTGGTACCCGTCCCAGCACCAGGCCGTGTACAGGCTCGACGACCGCGCGCCGCTCAACGCCACCGGCGACGGGGTCAACGACTTCATCGGCTTCCGCTCCACGCTCATCGCGGTCTCCCAGGGGGTCAGGGCGCTGGAGACCGCGCTGGAGGGGTCGAGGAACGTCAAGGGCAAGTGCGCAATGGCCACGGCGGAGATCGCGGCGAAGCGGCTGATCGGCAACGGGCTGCGCCGAAAGGACGGGCAGCCGTTCACCGGCTACCCCGTCGTGGGGTTCCAGGGCAAGATGCAGACGTCGGGCTCCTGCGCGCGCCCGCCGGCCTCCAGCCCGCTCACGGCGTGCGCGTGGGACCCCAGGTTCAAGGGGCTCTTCTTCTACGAGAGCACGGCCATCTTCTCGCCGGCGCGGTTCCGGTCCTTCGTCCTCGACGTGAAGAAGCTGCGCGACCTCAACCCGGACGGCATGTGCGGCGTGGACGTCTACAATGGCCTGCTGGTCCGGTTCGTGCGGAGGTCGGAGGCGTGGCTGGGCCAGCCGGAGGACTCCGTGGTGGTGGACTTCAACTACTACCGCGCGGCGGACCCGTCGGCGGCGCGGCTGAGCCAGGACGTGTGGGAGGAGGTGGAGCAGCTGGCGTTCGTCAAGCACGGGGCGCGCCCGCACTGGGCCAAGAACAGGATGGTGGCCTTCCGGGGCGTGCAGGGGAAGTACCCGGGATGGGCCAGGTTCGCCGCGGCCAAGCGGCAGCTGGACCCGCGGGGACTGTTCGACAGCCCGTGGTCCGAAGACGTCGTCGGCGGCAAGGAGCTCAGTAAGGACGATGGGTGCGCGCTGGACGGGCGATGCGTCTGCTCTGAGGACAGACACTGCAGCCCGGGGCAAGGGTACTACTGCGGAACGGGGCTTGTGTTTTCAGAGGCCAGGGTATGCAGGTACTCTGCCTCGCAGCTTGTATAG